The Deinococcus misasensis DSM 22328 DNA window CCTTTTCATAGTTGGCAAAGTTGCGGAAGCCAAAAGCACAGGTCAGGGAATCGAAAGACTGGTCTGCATAAGGCAGGTTCAGTGCGTCCCCCTCTTCCAGCGTGATGTCAACGCGCTGCTGCTTGGCTTTCTGGCGGCCCACTTCCAGCATGGCCGGCACAAAATCCGAACCGATCACGGTGGCACTCGGGAGGGTCTTTTTCAGCATCAGGGCAAAGTCGGCGGTGCCAGTGGCCACATCCAGCACGGTCTTGGGCTGGTTTTGCAAGGCCAATTGGGTCGCGGTTTTGCGCCACGACTGGTCCACCCCGAGGCTCAGAAGGCGGTTGAGGAGGTCATACCGTCCAGCGATGCTGCTGAACATCTCCCGGACCTGCTCGGGTTTTTCGTGGGACTCGCCCACCACGGGCTTGACATCTTTCACGTGGCTTAGCGTAGCACATGGAAATGGGACGAATGTTATTCAAAGACCACAAAAGGGCAGAAGGCAGAAGGCC harbors:
- the ubiE gene encoding bifunctional demethylmenaquinone methyltransferase/2-methoxy-6-polyprenyl-1,4-benzoquinol methylase UbiE; amino-acid sequence: MKDVKPVVGESHEKPEQVREMFSSIAGRYDLLNRLLSLGVDQSWRKTATQLALQNQPKTVLDVATGTADFALMLKKTLPSATVIGSDFVPAMLEVGRQKAKQQRVDITLEEGDALNLPYADQSFDSLTCAFGFRNFANYEKGLQEFHRVLKPGGRAVILEFPPPQKGLFGAMVRFYFRTVLPTLGAIISGKKNAYTYLPESIMAFPDPEKLRKMMEETGFSTSYQVLTFGLAAVHVGVKK